One window of the uncultured Methanobrevibacter sp. genome contains the following:
- a CDS encoding endonuclease/exonuclease/phosphatase family protein → MIEIDEMPKSWTQDQIKIYEIYSNLADSDNKEAIKEFENLINKWLDESQLKIVSWNCNGKFREKFNEIIDLEADIYVIQECEDPAQSTEEEYKEFAGDNYFWTGNLHYKGLGIFAKDDVKLERIEDNGEFQHFIPVRVNDEFNLLGVWAMSKYVEMIHDYFDANEELFDENLVMCGDFNSNVRFNGHHPKAKNHTVLDEKLVSKGLKSVYHEITDDEQGCEKSKTFFQARHLNNPFHLDFVYAAENVVKDFEILDHYRWVTVSDHLPLVFKI, encoded by the coding sequence TTGATTGAAATAGATGAAATGCCAAAAAGTTGGACACAGGATCAAATAAAAATCTATGAAATTTACTCAAATCTTGCCGATAGTGATAATAAAGAAGCAATTAAAGAATTTGAAAATTTAATAAACAAATGGCTTGATGAAAGTCAATTGAAAATAGTTTCATGGAACTGTAATGGTAAATTCAGGGAAAAATTCAATGAAATAATTGATCTTGAAGCTGATATCTATGTTATTCAGGAATGTGAAGATCCTGCACAATCAACTGAAGAGGAATACAAGGAATTTGCAGGGGACAATTATTTCTGGACAGGAAACTTGCACTATAAGGGTCTTGGAATATTTGCAAAAGATGATGTAAAACTTGAAAGGATTGAGGATAATGGTGAGTTTCAACATTTCATTCCTGTCCGTGTAAATGATGAGTTTAATTTGCTTGGGGTTTGGGCAATGTCAAAGTATGTTGAAATGATTCACGACTACTTCGATGCAAATGAGGAGTTATTTGACGAAAATCTTGTTATGTGTGGTGACTTTAACAGTAATGTGAGGTTCAATGGACATCACCCAAAAGCAAAAAACCATACTGTATTGGATGAAAAACTTGTAAGTAAAGGTTTAAAGAGTGTTTATCATGAAATAACCGATGATGAACAAGGTTGTGAAAAATCAAAAACATTTTTCCAGGCAAGACATCTGAACAATCCGTTCCACTTGGATTTTGTTTATGCTGCTGAAAATGTGGTAAAAGACTTTGAAATACTAGACCATTACAGATGGGTTACTGTTAGTGACCATTTGCCACTTGTATTTAAGATTTAA
- a CDS encoding DUF5655 domain-containing protein, whose protein sequence is MKTEIPFKSEFILHTLTQDFLDELFSLEFVASEIQLNDLRLDNLAFDNDANSFVIIEYKNEFNANVLNQAQEYYDLLQENPEYFLNRLDNKKDVDFDNVKVMIIGPKFSDEQIKEAKDNFELWKITLFSDGEVSYENLKTNEIKSININLEDLKHSEEQLLQDKTEYMKELYFNLKDNILNEFSDVELNFQVDQFSFRANGKLVCVVKFLKSGFTIFFYANNLENADKATDITDKPHTGNANYNLKYESDDDYEYFLDLFKQSYNQKV, encoded by the coding sequence ATGAAAACCGAAATACCATTTAAAAGTGAATTTATTCTTCACACATTAACACAAGACTTCTTAGATGAATTGTTCAGTCTCGAATTTGTTGCATCAGAAATTCAGCTGAATGATTTGAGATTGGATAACCTGGCTTTTGACAATGATGCCAATTCATTTGTAATAATCGAATATAAAAATGAATTCAATGCGAATGTACTAAATCAGGCACAGGAATACTATGATTTGCTTCAGGAAAATCCCGAATACTTTTTAAATCGTCTGGACAATAAAAAGGATGTTGATTTTGATAATGTCAAGGTAATGATTATCGGACCAAAATTCAGTGATGAGCAAATAAAAGAGGCCAAAGACAATTTTGAATTGTGGAAAATAACATTGTTCAGCGATGGTGAAGTAAGCTATGAAAACCTTAAAACAAATGAGATTAAAAGTATAAATATCAATTTAGAAGACCTTAAACATTCAGAAGAACAATTATTACAAGATAAAACTGAATATATGAAGGAATTATACTTTAACCTGAAAGACAATATATTAAACGAGTTCAGCGATGTTGAACTTAATTTTCAGGTCGATCAATTCTCATTTAGGGCAAACGGCAAACTTGTCTGTGTAGTGAAATTCTTAAAATCAGGTTTCACCATATTCTTTTATGCCAATAATCTTGAAAATGCAGACAAGGCAACTGACATTACCGATAAACCTCACACTGGAAACGCTAATTATAACCTGAAATATGAATCTGATGATGATTACGAATATTTCCTGGATTTATTCAAGCAGTCATATAACCAAAAGGTGTAA
- a CDS encoding NIF family HAD-type phosphatase yields the protein MTYNICPACETKNDSAEEYCLNCGQKLIYSEEKDEIISSKIPIPKDKIILLDLNYTLISNSWSIRYEKYPAKINKRKYEKELVELIKDNYVILITASPDYTSEDSLKHISENTDLKIAESYWNFGKRPHELKEYWMKKEVLPKHGEEPDKYLAIESNPKTRAMYKRLGIEARPKGDFIRQ from the coding sequence ATGACATATAATATATGTCCGGCATGTGAAACAAAAAACGATTCCGCAGAGGAATACTGTCTCAACTGCGGTCAAAAGTTAATCTACAGTGAAGAAAAGGATGAAATCATAAGCTCCAAAATTCCAATTCCAAAAGATAAAATCATTCTTCTGGACTTAAACTACACACTAATCAGCAATTCATGGTCAATTCGGTATGAGAAATATCCTGCCAAAATCAACAAGAGAAAATATGAAAAAGAACTGGTTGAATTAATCAAGGACAATTATGTCATTCTGATTACAGCAAGTCCTGATTACACTTCCGAGGATTCCCTAAAACACATCAGTGAAAACACCGATTTGAAAATCGCTGAATCCTACTGGAACTTCGGCAAGCGTCCTCATGAGCTTAAGGAATACTGGATGAAAAAGGAGGTTTTGCCTAAGCATGGAGAAGAACCCGACAAATACCTTGCAATAGAGTCAAACCCTAAAACAAGGGCAATGTATAAAAGACTTGGAATAGAAGCAAGGCCTAAGGGAGATTTCATAAGACAATAA
- a CDS encoding Ig-like domain-containing protein: MENKNIIIILAVIAVILAVIAGVMFMQSGHGKEASKIKIVSDKSQDVGGTLKIQLTDMNKTALSKEKVKVIVVNKKGKVVVNETVKTDMKGKAKLDLDLKKGTYTVNATYDGNDNYTGNSTSQKLTLKEKKTEKVDEVDLSKYPEYSSQLGHYRKTGIAQDECGVVELSNGQYVVIAGDGHYEYLGQDSQGNIKMGNRL; encoded by the coding sequence ATGGAAAACAAAAATATCATAATAATATTGGCCGTAATTGCCGTTATTCTGGCCGTCATTGCAGGAGTGATGTTCATGCAATCAGGTCACGGTAAGGAGGCCAGTAAAATCAAGATTGTAAGTGACAAGTCACAGGATGTTGGAGGAACTCTGAAAATTCAGCTAACTGACATGAACAAGACCGCACTTTCTAAAGAGAAGGTCAAAGTCATAGTTGTCAACAAGAAAGGCAAGGTTGTGGTCAATGAGACAGTCAAAACCGACATGAAGGGTAAGGCAAAGCTTGATTTGGATTTGAAGAAGGGCACATATACCGTTAACGCGACATATGATGGAAATGACAACTACACAGGAAACTCAACTTCTCAGAAACTGACTCTTAAAGAGAAAAAAACTGAAAAGGTTGATGAGGTTGATTTAAGTAAATATCCGGAATATAGTTCTCAATTAGGTCATTATCGGAAAACTGGAATTGCTCAGGATGAATGTGGTGTTGTTGAATTGTCTAACGGTCAGTATGTTGTAATTGCCGGGGATGGACATTACGAATATCTTGGACAGGATTCACAGGGAAATATAAAGATGGGTAATAGGTTGTGA
- a CDS encoding dCMP deaminase family protein, whose amino-acid sequence MADENVKRMSKNEYYLAIALAVSKRSTCLKRRYGAVIVNNDEIVSTGYNGNPRGEENCCDRGDCQRMNLPSNSGQYNDCFSVHAEQNAMISASRNEMLGSTIYLAGEKFDEGDWVEIDDAEPCPICFRMIKNSGIDQIVSQKGIMKLHE is encoded by the coding sequence ATGGCTGATGAAAATGTAAAGCGTATGAGCAAAAACGAGTATTATCTTGCTATTGCCCTTGCTGTGTCAAAAAGAAGCACATGTCTTAAAAGAAGATACGGTGCGGTAATTGTAAACAATGATGAGATTGTAAGTACAGGATATAACGGAAATCCAAGGGGAGAGGAAAACTGCTGTGACAGAGGTGACTGTCAGAGGATGAATCTCCCGTCAAATTCAGGTCAGTACAATGATTGCTTTTCTGTTCACGCCGAACAGAATGCAATGATTAGTGCAAGCCGTAACGAGATGCTTGGATCAACAATATATCTTGCCGGAGAGAAGTTCGATGAGGGTGACTGGGTTGAAATCGATGATGCCGAACCGTGCCCGATATGCTTCAGGATGATTAAAAACTCCGGAATCGATCAAATCGTCAGTCAGAAAGGAATCATGAAGCTTCATGAATGA